A single genomic interval of Rosistilla ulvae harbors:
- a CDS encoding aldo/keto reductase has protein sequence MMTRRNLLQAGAALGMGAVVGGAASAQALKVQNSTGEFMKTKGNIDRDAALPMNETGSGKRYRPSSRMGLGGLAAGNGFNTISSDEEILQMLNAAWDSGVRYFDTAPFYGLSLSERRFGDLLRNKNRDDYVLSSKVGRLLTPSAEPLPKRWHWANHSPFHYRYDYSAAGTRRSVEDTLHRIGVSSLDIVFIHDLSPQNSDFGDDWLKYFDEAVSGAMPELTKMREEGMIKAWGLGINTSHAVSKTLDVAEPDIFLLALQYSILDHQEALDKTFPLLDERDISVVVGAPLNGGFLAGRDRFNYSSFIPEEMKTKFAAINDVAGKYGIDIKTAALQFAEAPSTVSAIIPGARTAQQVNENIASMKVEIPEAFWSELKTKNLIAQNAPTGS, from the coding sequence ATGATGACACGAAGAAATTTGTTGCAAGCTGGAGCGGCCTTGGGGATGGGGGCTGTTGTCGGAGGTGCCGCTTCGGCGCAAGCTTTAAAGGTTCAGAATTCGACTGGCGAATTCATGAAAACGAAAGGCAATATTGATCGCGATGCGGCATTGCCAATGAACGAAACTGGCAGCGGCAAACGCTATCGGCCCAGTTCTAGGATGGGGCTCGGGGGACTTGCTGCGGGGAATGGGTTCAACACGATTTCGAGCGATGAAGAAATCCTGCAAATGCTGAATGCAGCCTGGGATTCTGGAGTCCGTTACTTCGACACTGCTCCGTTTTATGGTTTGAGTCTCAGCGAGCGACGGTTTGGAGATTTGTTGCGAAATAAGAACCGCGACGACTATGTCTTGTCGTCGAAGGTTGGACGACTTCTTACACCTTCGGCAGAGCCTTTGCCAAAACGATGGCACTGGGCAAACCACTCTCCCTTTCATTATAGGTACGACTATTCTGCCGCGGGAACGCGTCGGTCCGTGGAGGACACGCTGCATCGCATCGGTGTGTCATCGCTCGACATCGTCTTCATTCACGACCTTTCTCCTCAGAACAGCGACTTCGGTGACGACTGGCTCAAGTATTTTGACGAAGCTGTCAGCGGCGCGATGCCAGAGCTGACGAAGATGCGGGAAGAGGGGATGATCAAAGCGTGGGGGCTGGGGATCAACACATCCCATGCGGTCAGCAAAACGCTGGATGTTGCAGAGCCAGATATCTTTTTACTGGCGCTCCAGTATTCCATCTTGGACCATCAAGAGGCATTGGACAAAACCTTTCCTCTGTTAGATGAACGCGACATTTCGGTCGTTGTTGGTGCGCCACTTAATGGCGGGTTCCTGGCAGGGCGAGATCGGTTTAATTATTCGAGCTTCATTCCCGAAGAGATGAAGACAAAATTTGCAGCGATAAACGATGTCGCAGGGAAGTATGGAATCGATATTAAAACGGCTGCTCTTCAATTTGCAGAGGCACCATCCACCGTCTCGGCGATTATCCCCGGTGCGCGAACAGCTCAGCAGGTGAACGAAAACATCGCCTCGATGAAAGTTGAAATCCCAGAAGCATTTTGGAGTGAATTGAAGACCAAGAATCTTATCGCTCAGAATGCTCCAACAGGCTCTTGA
- a CDS encoding PQQ-binding-like beta-propeller repeat protein, with product MKLFLQGPRLVLLAVGFSCSLLSASDVVWPGFLGPKRDGWVSHFQPPAAWPKSLSKVWQIEVGTGYGSPLVDNNRVYQHARQGVDEVLRCVDLATGKEIWKQTHAVPFKASSGGERHGNGPKSTPILADGRIFTMSSLGDISAWDAETGELLWRSGYGKRFSQNHPNWGVSTSPVIDGDHVVAHFGNDDEGALIALDVKTGEEVWSQGNDGAAYSSPLVVEIHGVRQIVDWNHRALVGVDSRSGEALWEFPLPQFTSNQNMPTPTFHNGRILLGGENRGIYGLEPELHEGKWAVKERWFQKDVALDMSTAVINGDLLFGFSHYKAGQLFCLDTETGEVLWRGPGRTGANVAFLSIPDHVIALFDGGRLQVIKATGKGLEEVASYRVADSETWAPPVLLGTGLLIKDQQSLTLWSFE from the coding sequence ATGAAACTATTCCTCCAAGGTCCACGCCTTGTTCTGCTTGCTGTGGGATTCAGCTGTTCGTTACTGTCGGCTAGCGATGTCGTCTGGCCTGGTTTTCTCGGTCCAAAACGCGATGGCTGGGTGAGTCATTTTCAGCCGCCTGCCGCGTGGCCGAAGTCGCTAAGCAAGGTCTGGCAAATCGAAGTCGGGACGGGATACGGGTCTCCCTTGGTCGACAACAATCGTGTCTACCAACACGCGCGTCAGGGGGTGGACGAAGTGTTGCGGTGTGTTGACCTGGCTACGGGAAAGGAGATCTGGAAGCAGACGCACGCGGTTCCCTTTAAGGCCTCCTCCGGCGGCGAGAGGCATGGGAACGGCCCGAAGTCGACACCGATTCTTGCGGACGGCCGAATCTTCACGATGAGCAGCCTTGGTGATATTTCGGCTTGGGATGCGGAGACGGGGGAGCTTCTGTGGCGCAGTGGCTACGGAAAACGTTTCTCGCAAAATCACCCAAACTGGGGCGTCTCGACTTCGCCGGTTATCGATGGGGATCACGTGGTCGCCCACTTCGGGAATGACGATGAAGGGGCATTGATTGCGTTAGACGTCAAGACGGGTGAGGAAGTCTGGAGTCAGGGGAATGATGGAGCTGCCTATTCATCACCTCTGGTTGTCGAAATTCACGGTGTTCGCCAGATCGTCGACTGGAACCATCGCGCCCTTGTAGGTGTGGACAGTCGCTCGGGAGAGGCGTTGTGGGAGTTTCCACTTCCCCAATTCACCAGTAACCAAAACATGCCGACGCCCACGTTTCACAACGGGCGAATCCTCTTAGGTGGTGAAAATCGCGGCATCTATGGTCTGGAGCCGGAGTTGCATGAGGGCAAATGGGCGGTGAAGGAACGCTGGTTCCAAAAAGATGTTGCTTTGGACATGAGCACCGCCGTGATCAATGGAGACCTATTGTTTGGGTTCTCGCACTATAAAGCCGGGCAACTGTTCTGTTTGGATACGGAGACCGGAGAAGTGTTGTGGCGCGGGCCGGGGCGAACGGGAGCCAACGTGGCTTTTCTTTCGATTCCGGACCACGTTATCGCGTTGTTTGACGGTGGGCGATTGCAGGTGATCAAGGCGACCGGCAAGGGGCTTGAGGAAGTCGCCAGCTATCGGGTCGCTGACAGCGAGACTTGGGCACCACCTGTGCTGTTGGGCACCGGTCTCCTGATCAAGGACCAGCAGAGCCTGACGCTATGGTCGTTTGAGTAA